Proteins encoded together in one Telopea speciosissima isolate NSW1024214 ecotype Mountain lineage chromosome 6, Tspe_v1, whole genome shotgun sequence window:
- the LOC122666171 gene encoding protein-ribulosamine 3-kinase, chloroplastic: MVPQVGALSFSCCFPSIHLLRLPSSRRHPNKPFTMAAKSDDPVREWILTEGKAMEIKRISPIGGGCINVATRYDTDAGSFFVKTNRSIGPSMFEGEALGLRAMYETKTIRVPQPFKVGALPQGGSYIIMEFIEFGSSRGNQSPLGRKLAEMHKAGKPATGFGFPVDNTIGSTPQINTWSSDWIEFYAEHRLGYQLNLALKQYGDSTIHEKGQRLMKNMGQLFEGVVIEPCLLHGDLWSGNISSDKNGEPVILDPACYYGHNEAEFGMSWCAGFGASFYNSYFEVMPKQPGFEKRRDLYMLYHYLNHYNLFGSGYRSSAMSIIDDYLRILKS; encoded by the exons ATGGTGCCGCAGGTGGGAgccctctccttctcttgttgttTCCCTTCGAttcatcttcttcgtctccCTTCCAGCAGACGCCACCCCAATAAACCTTTTACCA TGGCAGCAAAAAGTGATGATCCAGTCCGTGAATGGATTCTTACAGAAGGAAAAGCAATGGAGATTAAAAGGATCAGTCCTATCGGCGGTGGATGCATCAATGTCGCCACCCGTTATGATACTGATGCTGGTTCCTTTTTTGTTAAGACAAACAG GAGTATTGGGCCATCAATGTTTGAAGGAGAAGCTCTTGGTTTAAGGGCTATGTATGAAACCAAAACAATCCGTGTGCCTCAGCCATTTAAG GTCGGAGCATTACcacaagggggttcctatatcATTATGGAATTCATTGAATTTGGTTCATCCAGAGGCAATCAG TCACCTTTAGGAAGAAAGCTCGCTGAAATGCATAAAGCTGGGAAACCTGCTACGGGCTTTGGTTTTCCTGTGGATAATACCATTGGCAG TACTCCACAGATAAACACTTGGTCGTCGGATTGGATTGAATTTTATGCAGAGCATAGATTGGGTTATCAGCTAAACTTGGCACTGAAACAATATGGTGACTCCACCATTCATGAAAAAG GTCAAAGACTGATGAAGAATATGGGACAGTTGTTTGAAGGTGTTGTAATTGAACCTTGCTTGCTACATGGCGACTTATGGAGTGGGAATATCAGCTCTGACAAGAATGGCGAGCCTGTTATACTAGACCCAGCATGTTATT ATGGACATAACGAGGCAGAATTCGGAATGTCATGGTGTGCTGGGTTTGGAGCATCATTCTATAATTCCTATTTTGAG GTGATGCCAAAGCAACCAGGATTTGAGAAAAGGAGAGACCTTTATATGTTGTATCATTATTTGAACCATTACAATTTATTTGGTTCTGGTTACAGATCATCTGCCATGTCTATAATAGATGACTATTTACGGATTTTAAAATCATAA
- the LOC122663766 gene encoding RING-H2 finger protein ATL5-like, protein MLGSGMNLTTIVIGFGMSATFIVFICTRLMCGRIRAMESRPVFELDAVTDLEQSEHRMNGLEPVVVAAIPTMKFNSEAFRSVEDAQCSICLCEYQEKEILRIMPKCNHNFHLSCIDVWLQKQSTCPVCRVPLRDSIGTKNVRPPMFGTVLHSVDGPEIASDQWQLSGTVSSEGNGSNQGHHESVPGNSESTIAEETERS, encoded by the exons ATGCTGGGTTCAGGTATGAATCTGACTACTATTGTGATCGGGTTTGGGATGAGCGCGACTTTTATTGTGTTTATCTGCACGAGACTGATGTGTGGGAGGATCCGTGCGATGGAGTCCAGACCAGTGTTCGAGCTGGACGCCGTGACTGATCTTGAACAG TCGGAACATAGGATGAATGGTCTTGAACCAGTTGTAGTTGCAGCAATTCCCACAATGAAGTTTAATAGTGAGGCTTTCCGCTCAGTTGAAGATGCACA GTGCTCAATATGTTTATGCGAgtaccaagaaaaagaaattctgCGAATTATGCCCAAATGCAACCACAATTTTCACCTCTCCTGCATTGATGTGTGGCTACAAAAACAATCAACCTGTCCAGTTTGCCGTGTCCCATTACGAGACTCTATTGGAACGAAAAATGTGAGACCACCAATGTTTGGTACTGTCCTACACTCCGTGGATGGCCCAGAGATTGCGAGTGACCAATGGCAGCTATCTGGCACCGTAAGTTCAGAGGGGAATGGAAGTAACCAAGGCCACCATGAATCTGTACCTGGAAACTCAGAAAGTACCATAGCAGAAGAAACAGAAAGGAGTTAA